The Astatotilapia calliptera chromosome 14, fAstCal1.2, whole genome shotgun sequence genome includes a region encoding these proteins:
- the ccdc92ba gene encoding coiled-coil domain-containing protein 92 codes for MGDERSLSQQIEGVERSMVFLRKEHLSMLHGLHLEILSLQKRCTELTSELKMKPPGRSQIELQEEEELLEARSLEVENRLAEKECVLGELRKELTQKGALVGVLRANLKQKERHFLEELKSRSHCSTVLNTELQKQTEAAAYLSFQLHAARQKLHQQRMQQRQGLLSRANNQGLQYGAEYNSTVSPQMLSGASPSSPVVKPKRKSARASSRVERSRECVPTEKVTGPAEPTAMPDPALFLHPRRHRARSRHSAAQRQPPLGMEKEEEEDDEGAGGGEGPVEPQDEAARLVSSAAAPPAAETQAD; via the exons ATGGGCGATGAGAGGAGTTTGTCTCAGCAGATAGAGGGTGTGGAGAGGAGCATGGTGTTCCTCAGGAAGGAGCACCTCTCCATGCTCCATGGTCTTCACCTGGAGATCCTTTCCCTGCAGAAACGATGCACAG AGTTGACAAGCGAGTTGAAGATGAAGCCTCCGGGCAGGAGTCAAATAG AattgcaggaggaagaggagctctTGGAAGCTCGCAGTCTGGAGGTTGAAAACCGCCTGGCAGAAAAGGAGTGCGTCTTGGGAGAGCTTAGGAAGGAGCTCACTCAGAAAGGGGCTTTGGTGGGAGTTCTCAGAGCCAATCTCAAGCAAAAAGAGCGCCATTTTCTGGAGGAGCTGAAAAGCCGCAGCCACTGTTCGACCGTCCTTAACACGGAGCTGCAGAAACAAACCGAGGCTGCGGCATACCTCTCCTTCCAGCTGCACGCTGCGAGGCAGAAACTGCACCAGCAGCGGATGCAGCAGAGGCAGGGCCTGCTTTCCAGGGCCAACAACCAGGGGCTCCAGTACGGTGCTGAGTATAACTCCACAGTTTCTCCACAGATGCTTTCAGGAGCTTCGCCTTCTTCTCCTGTGGTTAAACCAAAACGTAAGAGCGCTAGGGCTTCCTCGAGAGTTGAGCGTTCCCGAGAGTGTGTGCCGACAGAGAAAGTGACGGGCCCTGCAGAGCCCACAGCCATGCCGGACCCTGCTCTCTTCCTCCACCCTCGAAGGCACAGGGCCCGCTCCAGGCACAGTGCGGCACAAAGACAGCCTCCACTGGGCATGgagaaggaagaagaggaggacgaTGAAGGGGCAGGGGGTGGGGAAGGGCCAGTGGAGCCCCAAGATGAAGCTGCTAGACTGGTGTCTTcagcagcagcgcctcccgctGCGGAGACGCAAGCAGATTAG
- the tlcd2 gene encoding TLC domain-containing protein 2, whose product MELGSVILTIGGSVGFFKFVNSGVGKLPAPESACRNVWKWRNISTSCVHSMITATWAVLCFFLHPQMAEDLIETHSVFSHALVSFSIGYFIYDFFDMLRSQKLSQSWELLFHHIVVITCFGLAVVSCRYVGFAVVALLVEINSVFLHIRQILRMANMAASTLYRVNSMINLGTYVVFRINTLAWMTRWLVLNRDKVPLLAYTLGSVGMAIMTAMNIVLFCRLLRSDFLKSSTREAKKEKEM is encoded by the exons ATGGAGTTGGGGTCAGTGATTTTGACGATCGGGGGTTCTGTGGGATTTTTCAAGTTCGTGAACAGCGGGGTCGGAAAACTCCCCGCACCCGAGTCTGCCTGCAGGAACGTTTGGAAATGGAGAAACATCTCCACGTCGTGTGTGCACAGTATGATCACCGCGACGTGGGCAGTGCTTTG ctttttccTGCACCCGCAGATGGCCGAGGATCTCATAGAGACTCATTCCGTGTTTTCTCACGCCTTGGTGTCTTTCTCAATCG GTTACTTCATCTATGACTTCTTTGACATGTTGAGGAGCCAGAAGCTGAGCCAGTCCTGGGAGCTGCTCTTTCATCACATCGTG GTGATCACCTGCTTCGGCCTCGCTGTGGTGTCGTGCCGCTACGTGGGCTTCGCCGTGGTTGCCTTGCTGGTGGAGATAAACTCAGTGTTCCTCCACATCAGGCAGATCCTGCGCATGGCCAACATGGCCGCGAGCACGCTGTACCGCGTCAACAGCATGATCAACCTGGGCACGTACGTGGTGTTCCGTATCAACACGCTGGCCTGGATGACCCGGTGGCTGGTGCTCAACAGGGACAAGGTGCCCCTCCTGGCCTACACGCTGGGCAGCGTGGGCATGGCCATCATGACGGCCATGAACATCGTCCTCTTCTGCCGCCTGCTCAGGAGCGACTTCTTAAAGAGCAGCACCCGGGAGgccaagaaagaaaaggagatgtag